The genome window TGTCCTGTCCGCCTTCGCTTGCGACCAGACTTCCTACCtgaaagaaataaaacacaaatctcaTTTGACTGAGATGGACGGTCCTCATCCCGACAGCGGGAATTTCACCAAATTTCTACAACCCCATCTGATAATTCCCACCATTCCCAACTCTTATCACCACTGTCAATGCAGAGAAAAAAACTGAGATATTGCCGCAGAGATGTTTCCTCATGGGGGAATTTCACCAAATGAATATTCATGAGATACGTTCCGCCATAACTGAGAGGATGATGGAACTTAATGAAAAGACTGGGCAGGTCGTGGGATTTCATCTGGAGAAGATGTCAGGAATGATAGAGAGTGAATAATAATATTATCGGCAGATTTAAATGGGTGGGGATGAAATAATATCTCAAATCGAAGGGGAGAATAATAATCGAAGCTGAAATGTAACGTGGTCTTCAATAAATATCAAAAGGAATATAGTCCTGACAACATGGACCTCACTGCTCCAGAGGGACTGAAGCCAACAGCAGAGATACATTTAAGTGCAAGCGGGATAAACATATTAGGGCTCCTGGAATTTGGGGTATGGTTACCGGGTGTGGAGAGTAGATGGGAGGGATGATGAGTGGAGCAGAAAACATGACTGGataggatgggccaaatggcctgtctaTGATGTAGAATGGGATGTCATTCTATGGTGAAACAAGGTGGACAAAACAAACAGAGCAAATTCCCCCAAGGTGACCACCCACTGCTGATGGGAACCGGATACAGATGATCAATCTGATGTGTGCGCCATGTTCTAGATTTCAATGTTAATCCCCACAATGTGGTTATGGCTGATCTAGCCCAGGACTCAACTCCTCCTCTTTGCCTCATTTCCATCGATTACAATTCCCcgattttttaaaatgtattctccTCTGGTTTAAAATATGTCTAACATGTAAAACCTCTCAGAGTCTCTTGGTTGGAGAATCCCAGAGATTTACTGCCCTCTGTCCATTCGTGGTCCTTGGGATCAGATATAGGATCACCtgtcattgttctaaactccacaTAATATAAACACCTCTCTACATTCCGGCCAGACAGTCCTGAGATCCCATAGATTCAACGGGAGGCCAATTAGTTTGGGAACAACAACAACAGCTGGAACAGAGGGAACATTTACTCAGTTCTGAATTACTGgtaaatgcagcatttatttctgaaatgtcacccaccattTTGTGACTGCACTTTCACTTCACCAAACTGTAGTGTAACCCCTCACCTTCAGAAACACCACACTGTCTTTTTGATCCATCTGTTGCTGCAACTTTAAGAGTTCCTCCTGAATGGAttctaaattctcttgaatctttccAAGATTTGTCTCCATTGTATTTAGAATCTTCTTCTCTTCCTCCCGGATATCTGCCAGTGTGCGCTGCTCTTTCTCAGTGAGAATCTGGTGCAGTTCAGCATACTGGGATGTGATCTTGGACTGAAGGTTGTGTGACTGTTCCTGTGAAATAAAAGGTGAAGATTAATATATAATGTCACTGACCTCACGAAATTTAACGTGACAAAATCCTGTGGCACGACTTTAACAGTTCTGATTTTGTCTTGTAGGGTTGTAGAGGCTAGCTGGGAGGAAAATGTTCGGTggtttggagtccagaaccaggttggGTAGCTTCATGATGTATTGTTGAGCGGGTAcaaaaatggcctactcttgcacctatttttatacATTCGATTTTCTGTTTAgaggtttcacccagagagttgtgaatcacaagggatgatgcagcatctattgagagccAATTCAATGGGGTTTTCAGATTTAATCCGTATAACTGGTcacagggctaatggaatcaaaggagcaCCCTTCAAGATTCCAGACGTTGGAAATTAGGATACAGCAGCACTATTGTGTGCCTGTTTCTGCTTATTATGACAGCATGGCCTATCAAATCTACACATTTTCTAGGAATCGAAACTTCAAAAGGGAGACCAGTTCCCGGGAAAATCTTCTGTTTCCCGAGGCTGCTCCATCGAACCCGCTCGGACAACTAGGAGACAGCAGCACTACTTGTGTCACTGCGCTGCCCTATTATTACACGCATCACAGGGATCAAATCTACACAAGATCAGGAAATCGAAACTTAAAAGCCTCACCAGAACTCCAgaaatcttctgtttctgttgctgctccattcGCTGGATCCCTGATTGCTTTTTTGTGAGAGACTGGATGGAAGATTTCACCTGATCCTGGGATTGTGATTGAAAATCAGAGAATAAAAGTGTTAGATTATAAAGATGGAATTAAACAATGATGCGATCAAAATCGGTTTGCTTTTACCTTGTAGGTTTCAACAGCTTCTTTAACCGGCATGAAGTTGTGAGACTTGTGTTCCCGCCCAGCTGCACAAATCACACAGATCAGCTTCTTGTCcgtttcacaaaacagcttcagttcttcctgatgttcctcgcactgaagtttactttccttctctgtccgattcaggctcagtgttcgagctttctcagacagtctcgccaaggcccgactcaccctgagggtgcggtctgtaaactcctctctacattccgggcaggagtttctcccctccctgtcccaactctgtgtgatacaggagcggcagaagttgtgcccacactccagtgataccggatcggtgaagaaatccaggcagatgggacaaactgCCTCCTCGGTTAAACTCTCAACCGGGTCTTTCGAAGCCATTTGAACTCCTCCTCTTCCTGGTTCAAAACGCATTCCCTTTCCCTGAACTGCTGACCccctgcagcaaagatcctatagcatctTTGCCCTGCAGTACCGCGAGTGTTCACTGCGCACGCTGCCGACTCGGGGAATGAATGTAATTCGGCTGCAAGTGTTCAGTGTGAAGAtgcagaaacatggaactgcagatgctgcttcacaacaaaaaggcacaaagtgctggattaactcagcgggtcaagtagcacctctggagaacatggacaggtgatgtttcgggtctggacccttcttcagactgattgtaggggcggTGGGTGGGAGATGGAAGAACGATGGAAggaagggggcaggacaaagcctggctggtaataggttgacacagttgaggggggagaggggggagttgatgggcagacggttggacaaagtccagagatgaaaGACAGAAAGTGTGTGACAAAATGATCGAGGACTTGGGAATTGTGTCCTGATCTTCAAACACTCTTCTCCTCAGACGGCCAAATGTTGTGCAGGTGCACTGAAGCCGCTGGTGAATTTCACCATCAATGTCTGCCTTCCTCTGGGAAGAGGAGCGCCGGCCACAGGACACAAATCCACCCTTCCCCCTTCtactcacctcccctcctctgTTTCCCCTTCACTGCTCCACAAACTCCGCGACACGTGAAACCAGACATCCATTCAACCCGCCCCCGACACGTGACAGCCAGAAGTGAAGATACAGGAAAGTTATCCACAGTGACATTCAACAAAACTGTTGTGTTTATTTCTGTTTACCAAATCCTGGTTACCTAACCTAATTGGGACTTATTGATCCAGAACATGAATTACCAAGACTTCCccttgacttttcagtctccctcccctatcctcatttctccatt of Leucoraja erinacea ecotype New England unplaced genomic scaffold, Leri_hhj_1 Leri_1095S, whole genome shotgun sequence contains these proteins:
- the LOC129715283 gene encoding nuclear factor 7, brain-like, with protein sequence MRFEPGRGGVQMASKDPVESLTEEAVCPICLDFFTDPVSLECGHNFCRSCITQSWDREGRNSCPECREEFTDRTLRVSRALARLSEKARTLSLNRTEKESKLQCEEHQEELKLFCETDKKLICVICAAGREHKSHNFMPVKEAVETYKDQVKSSIQSLTKKQSGIQRMEQQQKQKISGVLEQSHNLQSKITSQYAELHQILTEKEQRTLADIREEEKKILNTMETNLGKIQENLESIQEELLKLQQQMDQKDSVVFLKEKAGRKQRVRDEAKPLSVVDEALPIEKFHCPVSFNTAFKETSDDFKQGKSDHFQKTWSAFIDLLQV